The Pseudomonas sp. IAC-BECa141 genome contains the following window.
GCTGTACCAAACACCAACGACGCCCAGGCATTGATTGCCCGCACCGACTGGAGTCGCAGCCCGCTGGGCAGCGCCGACACCTGGCCACAAAGCCTGCGCACCGCGGTGGACATCGTGATTCACTCGCCGATGCCGATGCTGCTGTTGTGGGGCCCGCAACTGACCCAGATCTACAACAACGGCTTTGCGCTGCTCGCCGGGAGCAAACATCCGCACGCTTTCGGACAGCCGGCGCACCAGATATGGCCGGAACTTCGGGACTTTACCGACCCGATTTACAGCGCCGTCCTACAAGGCCAGGTGCGAACCTACAGCGAACGACGCTTTACCCTGCAACGGGACGGCAAGGATTCCGACTTCTGGCTGGATCTGACCTACAGCCCGATCCGCGACGAAAGCGCGCAAGTGGCCGGGATCCTGGTCACCGCCATTGAAACCAACGAACGCCGACGCATCGCCCTGGAACTGCAGCAGCGCTCCGAAGACAGCCTCAAGGCCCAGCGCGAAAGCGAAGAGCGCCTGCAACTGGCGCTGGCGGCCACCGATGCGGTCGGCACCTGGGATTGGGATATCGGCGAAGACCGCTTCATCGCCGACGCGCATTTCGCCCAGTTGCATGGGGTCGACCCAGCGCTGGCCGGACAATTGCCGATCAGTGAATACCTGCACGGCGTGCACCCCGAAGACCGCGCGCTGATCGCCCGCAGCATCAAGCATTGCATCACCCACGGCACCGAATACGCCGAGGAGTATCGACTGCTGCAAGCCAATGGCGAGCTGCGCTGGGTGTTCGCCCGCGGGCGCTGCTACAAGGATCATCATGGCCGGCCGATGCGTTTTCTGGGCGCCGCGCTGGATTTGACCGAACGCAAACACACCGAACAGGCACTGCGTCAAAGCCAGACCGAGCTGCAACTGATCATTAACGCCATGCCGATTCTGATCAGCTACGTCGACCACGAACAACGCTTTCGCCTGAACAACGCCGCGTACCTGGACTGGTACGGGCTCACGCCGCAAGAGCTGTACGGCCGCACGATCCGCGAAGTGATCGGCGAAGAGGCCTATTTCCTGCGGGCGCCGTACATTGCCGAAGCGCTCGCCGGCCAACCCTGCTCGTTCAGTCTGTACACGCCACACCGCGACGGCAGTCAGCGGCATGCCTTGATGAATTACCTGCCACGCCACGGCGCGGACGGCGCGGTGAACGGTTTCTACATCTTCGTGATCGACGAGACCGAACGTAAAAAAACCGAAGAAGCCCTGCGTAACCTCAACGAAACCCTTGAGGAACGCGTGAGTGCGCGCACCGAACAACTGGCCCAGGCCAACCAGCGTTTGCAGAATGAAATGTTCGAACGCGAGCGTGCCGAAGACGCCCTGCGCCACGCGCAGAAAATGGAAGCGGTGGGCCAGCTCACCGGCGGCATCGCCCATGACTTCAACAACATGCTGACCGGAATCATCGGCAGCCTCGACCTGATGCAACGCTATATCGCCAGCGGCCGCACCGATGAAATCAGCCGCTTCACCGATGCGGCAGTGTCCTCGGCCAACCGCGCGGCGGCGCTGACCCACCGTCTGCTGGCGTTCTCCCGGCGTCAGTCGCTGGATCGCAAGACTATCGACGTCAACGAGCTGGTCCATTCACTTGAAGACCTGATCCGCCGCACCAAGGGCGATCCGATCGAGCTCAAGTTGCGCCTGGCCGACCATGTCTGGTCCGTCAGCACTGACGTCAGTCAACTGGAAAACGCCCTGCTCAACCTGGTGATCAACGCCCGTGATGCCATGCCCGACGGCGGCGAGCTGCTGATCGAAACGGCCAACGTTTACCTCGACGGCAACGACATCACCACACTCGAACCGGTCAAGGCCGGCGACTACCTGATGCTCGCGGTGAGCGACAACGGCACCGGCATGACGCCGTCGGTGCGCTCGAAAGCCTTCGATCCGTTCTTCACCACCAAGCCGATCGGCCAGGGCACCGGGCTCGGGTTGTCGATGATTTATGGCTTCGCCCAGCAATCCGGCGGGCACGTCAGCCTCGACAGCCTGCCGGGCCAGGGCACCTGCGTGCGCCTGTACCTGCCGCGTTTGCATGCACTGGAACCGGAGCGGCCGGAGATCGAAACAGTCACCGAGACCCCTGCTGTCGCCACCGGCGAAACCGTGGTGGTGGTCGAGGACGATCCGGCGGTGCGCATGCTGGTCTTGGACCTGCTCAAGGAGCTGGGTTTTCACGCCCATGAGGCCGAAGACGCCAAGGGTGCCTTGCCGCTACTCGAATCGGACCTGCGGGTGGACCTGCTGGTGACCGACGTCGGCCTGCCGGGCATGAACGGCCGGCAAATGGCGGAGATCGCTCGCCAGCATCGTCCGGGGCTCAAAGTGTTGTTCATGACCGGTTACGCGCAGAAAGCCGCCGAGCGTCAGGGCTTTCTCGAGGACGGCATGGACATGGTCGCCAAGCCGTTTTCCATCGAACAGCTGGCCGGCAAGATCCGCGCGATGTTCAGCCAAACCCCGTGACTTGAGGCATAATCCGCGCCCCGCCGTCACCCCGCTACAGGTATTGCACGATGAAAGCCCAAGCCCGCCACATTCTGGTGAAGACCGCCGAAGAGGCTGAAAAACTCAAACAACGCATCGCCAACGGTGAAGCATTCGATGTGCTGGCGAAGAAATTTTCGACCTGTCCGTCCGGCAAGCGTGGCGGCGATCTGGGTGAAGTGCGGCCGGGTCAGATGGTCGGTGCGATCGATGCGGTGATCTTCAAGAAACCGCTGCGCACCGTGCACGGGCCGATCAAGAGCAAGTTCGGGTATCACCTGGTGCAGGTGTTTTTCCGCGACTGAGTGATTGACTTCGGGAGCAAGCTCGCTCCCACAAAGTATCTGTGAACGACACCAAACACTGTGGGAGCGAGCTTGCTCGCGATCCGATTGCGCAGCAATCGGCCATTCACCGATTACTTCGGAATCAGAGCTCCGGGTACTTGAATAACCCGGCTCGCTAGCAGATGGCCGGCCTGCGCCGCTTCCGTCGGGCTCCCTCCAAGCAAGCGACTGGCCAGATACGCCGCACTGAACGAATCCCCTGCCGCCGTGGTGTCCACCACCTTCTCGACCTTCTGCGCCGGGACTTCAAACGCTTCCCCGTCACAACGGATCAGACAGGCTTCGGCGCCGCGCTTGAGCACCACTTCCGGCGTGCCGATCTGCGCGTACGCTTCAAACACCGCCTCACAGTCCTCGAAATGGAACAGCGCCTGCTCGTCGTCCACCGTCAGCAACGCCAGATCGACATGAGGCAACACGCTGCGATAGGCCGCCCGCGCCTCCTCCACCGAGGCCCACAGGCGTGGACGGTAGTTGTTGTCGAAGACGATTCGCGCGTCACGCTGGCGGGCTTCGATCAAGGTCTCGATCAGTTTCTCCCGCCCCCGCGCACCGAGTACCGCCAGCGTGATGCCGCTGAAATACAGCACGTCGTAATCCGGCAGCGCCGCCAGAATCGGCGTGGCCGCCGGTGTGGTAAAGCAGTCGCGAACGGCGGCCTCGTTTCGCCAATACAGAAAGCGCCGCTCCCCGGCAGCATCGGTCTGGATGCAATACAAACCGGGCAGGCGACCGGGTAGACGCTGGACGAGATCCAGACCAATGCCTTCATCGGCCCAACTGCGGCACATCGCGTCACTGAAGCTGTCATCACCCAGCGCCGTGACGTAGTCGACCTGCGCCTTGTCGCCCATGGCGCGGGACAGATAGACCGCGGTATTCAGCGTGTCACCGCCAAAGCTCTGTTGCAGGCTTCCGTCGGCACGTTGCTGTAGTTCGATCATGCATTCGCCGATCAGGGCGATGCGCGGGGTGTTCGGCCCCAATGGACTGAGCGTATTCATCAGAAGCAGGTTTCCATGGTTTCGATCACCGCCAGCTGCTCGTCCACCAGCAGCCCCACGCGCCATTTGTCGAAGGTCAGGCACGGGTGCGAAGTGCCGAAGGAAATGATGTCGCCGACGCGCAACTCGACGCCCGGCGCCACGGTCATGAACGCGTGCTGATCCATTACCGCCGTCACCTTGCAGGCGCCGACATCGTCGCCCTCCGCCGGCAGCACACCGGCCTTGTAACGCAACAGCGGCACCGGCATGCCGGCATCGAATGCCACGTCACGCTTGCCCAGAGCAATCACCGCAAAACCCGGCTCCGGCAGCGACTGCACATGGGCCCAGACCTCCAGCGCCGGGCGCAGGCCTTCGTGCAGGTCGCTGCGACGGTCGAGCACGCAGCACTGGGCTTCCTTGTAGATACCGTGGTCGTGAGCCACGTAACTGCCGGGACGCAACACGCTGAGGAAACGCCCGCCAGCGTTCTGCGCTTCGAACGATTCGGCGATCAGGTCGTACCAGGCCGACCCCGACGCAGTGATGATCGGCTTGGCGATGGCAAACGCCCCGCTGTCCTGCAACTGCACCGCCAGACGCACGAGCGAGGCGGCGAATTCACGGATGCCACTGACGGCGTGATCACCATGGATCACGCCCTCGTAACCTTCAATGCCGGTCAGGGCCAGCGCCGGCTGCGCGCCGATGGCCTTGGCCAGTTCGATGACTTCCTGCTCGCTTCGGCAACCGCAGCGGCCACCGACCACGCCGTACTCGATCATCACGTTCAGGCGTACGCCGCGTGACGCGAAATAGGCGCCCAGATCGGCAACGTTGTCCGGATGATCGACCATGCAATAGAAATCGAAGCCCGAATCGGCCGCCAGCAGGTCGGCAATCAACGCCATGTTCGGCGTGCCGACCAGTTGGTTGGCCATCAGCACCCGGCGCACGCCGTGGGCGTAAGCGGCGCGGGTCTGGGTGGCGCTGGCCAGGGTGATACCCCAGGCGCCGGCGTCGAGCTGACGACGAAACAGCGCCGGGGTCATGCTGGTCTTGCCGTGGGGCGCGAGTTCGGCGCCGCTGTCGCTGACGAATTTCTGCATCCAGCGGATGTTGTGCTCCAACGCTTCGCGGTGCAGCACCAGCGCCGGCAAGCTGATGTCACGCACCAGTTGCGCGCCGAGGGCGGCATCGCCCTTTTCCACGGCAGCAGTGTTGTTGGCAGTCGTCATGGTCGAACTCCTCACAGTCGCGCCCGCAGGCAGGCGCGGTTATTCGTTGATTCGCCGGGCGAGGCTGTTGGCGCTCTCGATCAAGACCCGGCGATAGTCGTTGTAATGGGTCTTGGCATCGGCACGCGGGGCGACGATGCACAGGGTGCAGATGGCAACGCCTTGAGGGTCTTTGACCGGGGCGGCGAAGCAATGGGTAAAGGTGTCGGCGACACTGTCGAAGGAGAAGAAACCGTCGATGCCGGCCTGACGGATTTCCGCCAGAAACGTCTCCATCGGCAGGCGTTCGCCATCGGGCAAAATGAAGTCGTCAGGGTCGATCAGGTCGCTGATCTGCTGGTCGCTCAAGTGCGCCAGCAGCAGACGCCCGGACGCGGTCCACGGGATCGGCGCGTTCTCGCCGATATCGGAAGAAATGCGGAAATGCCGCTCGCCCTCCTTCATCAGCGCCACCGTGTATTTGCGCCCGTTGAGCAGGCACATCTGCGCGGTTTCCCGGGTCTGGCTGACGATCTCCTGCAAGGCGTGATCGGCCTCGCGACTGAGGTCGAAATGCCGCAAGTGCGCCTGGCCGAGGAAATACAGCTGACGACCGAGATAGACGTGACCGTCCTTGCCCACCGGCTCCAGAATCCGCCGTTCGAGCAACGAGGCCACCAGTTCGTAGACCGTGGATTTCGGGCTGCCGATGCCGTTGGCGATGTCGTTCGGGCGCAGTGGCTGGCCGATCTCCTTGAGGAAATCGAGGATATCGAACGCCCGGTCCAGACCGCGTGCCCGGCGCTTGATGGTGTCTTCGGTCATTTCAGTGGTTCCCATTCAAAGTGCCGGGAGTTTATCGCGAAAGATCGCTCCCACGCTCTGCGCGGGAGCGGTCGACGCTCAGGCCTTTTTCTTGTAAGCGATGCAGTCGATCTCGACCTTGCAGTCGACCATCATGCTCGCCTGCACACAGGCCCGGGCCGGCGCGTGTTCAGGCTTGAAGTACTCGCCGAAGACCTTGTTGAAACTGGTGAAATCCCGCGGATCGTCCAGCCACACACCGGCGCGTACCACATCTTCCAGGCCATAACCGGCCTCTTCGAGAATCGCGATCAGGTTCTTCATGGTCTGGTGCGTCTGCTCGACGATGCCACCGACAATGATCTCGCCATCCACCGCCGGCACCTGCCCGGAAACGTGCAGCCAGCCATCGGCTTCAACGGCGCGGGCGAATGGACGAGGCTGGCCGCCAGCGGCGGTGCTGCCGGTGCCGTAACGAGTAATGCTCATGGATGTTTCTCCTGATTGAAAACGTGAAAAGTCAGAACCGCGTGCTTTTGAGAAATTCCGCCAGCCGCGGCGATTGAGGGCGCTCGAACAGTTCCTTGGGAGGCCCCTGCTCTTCGATGCGCCCCTGATTCATGAAAACGATCTTGTCCGAGACCTCGAATGCAAAACGCATTTCGTGGGTCACCAGCAACATGGTCATGCCGTCCTCGGCCAGACCCTTGATCACGTTCAGCACTTCGCCGACCAGTTCCGGGTCGAGGGCCGAGGTGACTTCGTCGAACAGCATCAGGCTCGGGTTCATCGCAATCGCCCGGGCAATCGCCACGCGCTGCTGCTGACCGCCGGACAACTGGCCGGGAAAGTGATTGCGCCGCTCCAGCAGGCCGACCCGCTCCAGCCATTTTTCGGCCAGGGCCACGGCTTCGTCCTTGTGCATCTTTTTGACTTTCAGCAGGCCGAGCGTGACGTTCTGCAACGCGGTGAGGTGCGGGAACAGGTTGAATTGCTGGAATGCCATGCCGGTCATCGCGCGATGGCGAGCGATGACTTTTTCCGGGTGACGCACGCGTTTGCCGTTGAGTTCGTCATAACCGATGGATTCGCCGTCGAGCAGGATCTGCCCGCCCTGGAATTCCTCGAGCATGTTCACGCAGCGCAGCAGCGTGGTCTTGCCCGAGCCACTGGAGCCGATCAGGGTCACGACGTTGCCGCGCTGCATGCTCAGGTCGACACCCTTGAGCACTTCGACTGCGCCGTATTGTTTGTGCAGACCACGGATGTCCAGCAGCGGCTGGCCGTTCTGGACGTTGGAAACTTGAGCTTGAGTCATGGCAGGGCCACCCGCTTTTCAATGTGCCGGCCGAGTAATTCGATGCCGTAGTTGATGACGAAGAACAGAAAACCGGCGAACAGGTAAAACTCCAGGGTCATGAACGTCCGGGCGATGATCTGCTGGGTGCTGAGCAGCAGTTCGGCCACGCCGATCACCGACAGCAAGGTCGAGGCCTTGACGATCTCCGTGGACGAGTTGACCCAGGTCGGCAGGATCTGCCGCAGCGCCTGCGGCAACAGCACATAACCGAGGGACTGATAGAACGTCAGGCCGATGGCCTTGCCGGCTTCCATCTGCCCGCGCGGCAACGCTTGCAACGCACCGCGCACGATCTCGGCGACGTGCGAGCCGCAAAACAGCGTCAATCCAAGTGCGCCGGCTTGAAACGCGCTGATCTGCCAGCCGAGCGCCGGCGCCATGTAGAAGCACGCCAGCACCAGCACGAACACCGGCGTGCCGCGAATCAGGTCGACATACAAGCGAAACGGCGCGCGCATCCAGAACTTGCCGTAAGTCAGCACCAGCCCGGCCAATACGCCGATGACCGTGCCGAACAGAATCGCCAGCGCCGATACCTGCACGCTGGTCAGAAAGCCTTGCCACAAGGCTTCGCGGGCAACCCACAACTCATGCAACCAACTGGGGGATTCGTACATCGCAGCCTCCTATCGGCGGATTGCCAGACGCTGCTCGAGGTAACGCAGCAGCATGGCAATGAGGTAACAGGCCGCGACATACAACGCCGTGGTCACCAGCCAGGTTTCAATCACCCGGTAGCTTTCGACGTTGATCTTGCGCGCGTAATAGGTCAGCTCCGGCACCGCGATCGCGGCGGCCAGCGAGGTGTCCTTGAACAGCGAAATGAAGTTGTTCGACAGCGCCGGCAGCACATTGCGCAACATCACCGGCACGGTGACGTAGGCCTTCACCTGCCACTCGCCCAGACCAATCGCCAGCCCCGCTTCACGCTGGCCCTTGGGAATGCTCAACAAGCCGCCGCGGAACACTTCGGTCAAGTACGCCCCGGCATACAGCGACAGGGTGATGATGAACGAAGGGATCTTGTCCAGCCGGATCCCCAGACTCGGCAACGCAAAGTAGATCAACAGAATCAACACCAGAATCGGCGTGTTACGGATCACCGTCACATACACCGATGCGAGCACCCGCAAGGCGCGATGCCTGGACAGCAAGGCAAACGCCATCAGCAGGCCGATCACGCAGCCGATGGCGATCGACACCAGCGCCAGTTCAAGGCCCAGACCGAGCCCCGCCAGCAAGGTGTCGAAATCGCGCCACACGGCGGCAAAGTTCAACTGATAGTTCATGGTCGGCAGTACCTTGAGCGGGGCGCGTCAGGGCGCCCCACTCTCACGGGATCATTTGAATTCGACAGGGAAACCGATGGCGGGCGATGGCAGATCCACGCCGAACCATTGCTTGAACGACGCGGCGTAGGTCGGGAACTCAACGCCGGTCATGGCTTCATGCAGGGTGGTGTTGACGAAGTTCAGCCAATCCTGATCGCCACGCTTGACGGCGCAGGCATAAGTCTGCGGGCTCCAGGCGTAAGTCGGGCTGCGGTAGCGGCCAGGGTTCTGCACCATCAGATATTTGACCGAAGACTGGTCGGTGGCCGCCGCATCGGCGCGACCGGAATTCACCGCCTGATACATCAGATCAACGCTGTCGTACTGATCGACCTTGGCCTTGGGCAGTGCCTGGTGCACCAGCTCTTCGGCGTACACGTTTTGCAGCACCGCCACGGTCACGCTGTCACCCGCGGCCTGCAGGTCTTCGATTTCCTTGTACTTGCTGTTGTTCGGCAGCAGCAGGCCGACGCCTTCGCGGTAGTACGGCAAGGTGAACGCCACTTGCTGCGCACGGCTGGCGGTAACGGTAATGAACTGGCAGCTCATGTCGACCTTGTCGGTCAGCAGGTTGGGAATCCGCGCGTCGGACGACTGCACCACGAACTCGACCTTGCTCGGGTCATTGAACAGACCTTTGGCCACCATCCGGGCGATGTCGATATCAAAGCCCTGCAATTTGCCGTCCGCGCCCTGGAAGTGCCACGGCGCATTGGTGCTGCCGGTACCCACAATCAGTTTTCCACGGGCCAGGACGCTGTCGAGCTTGCTGTCGGCCGCCTGGGCCATACCCATGACAGCGGACGAAGCCGCGAGAACAAAAACACACGCTTTGAACAAGGAAGGTCGGCGATGCATGGCAAGCACTCCAGGAAGTTGTTTATTCCGCTATACCGGAATTCGGTTTGTTACTACGGAATAGACAGCAGAAAGTGTGCCACAGGATTCGCGGGGAATCTGCAATGGATTGAAATTTGTTTTGAATCAACGAGATGGCGATAGCCCGGGAAACGGTGTAACCAGACGCGACTCCACATTTCGCTACTTTGCGTCACACATGGCGGGTATCCGGGCCACATCCTGGTGCGCGATACACGATTGGGAGCGGGCTGCACCTGTCAACTCTGACAGTTGCAGCAACGGCCACAGCGCCCCTAACGTCGTGCTGTCCAACACATTGAATAAAGGAGGCTCCAATGACGACGCCGACTCGATATTCAGCGTTGCCGCCGACGTACCGGAAGGTCTTGAAAGCCAGGCGCCTTGTCGTCCTGTATTTCTTCAACGAGCACTGCGGCGCCTGCGCTTTCGCAGGTCCAGTGTTCCTCGATATCGCCAAACCTTTCCGACCCTGGATGGATATCTTCATGCTCGATACCGCACAGTCGTGCCGGCATCCGGATGTCACGGGGACCCCGACAGTGTTGTTCTATAAGGAAGGCGTTCTGGTCAAAAAACTGAAAGGCATCGGTACGGAAGAATCCCTGCTGCAAGACTTCACCCAACACCTGGGCAAATCCAGAACCTGCGCCACTGCGCGCAAACCAGCCCATGACCTGAAGTGGCTGCGCCACACCCTCAGCACCCTCTGCACCATCCCCCGCGCAAGACGATGGAACTTTTCCTGAAAGTGCCACCCAAAAGCCATCAGGCAATGGCACTCTCGTTCCAATTGATCTGTAACAACGAGTCCCGAGGCCGGATTGGACAAGCTCCAATCCGGCTGCTTTTCTTTATTTCTCAGAAAGTGAAGAGTGCTGCTGGCCCTTTGGTCGCAGCCTTGCTTCGTCCAAGGAGGGGTCAATGTCCTTTAAAGTCATGATGGTTTTCGGTACTCGCCCGGAGGCCATCAAAATGGCCCCGCTGGCCCGGGTTCTGCGTCAGTGGCCCGACATCACACTCAACATCTGCTCCACCGGCCAGCATCGCGAGATGCTCACTCAGGTACTGGATGCGTTCGAACTGACGGTCGACGAAGACCTGCAAGTCATGACCCAGGGCCAGACCCTGAACGGTCTGTCGCAACATCTGCTCGCCCAACTCGATCAGGCTTACGAGCGGGTCAAACCGGACATCGTGCTGGTGCACGGCGACACCACCACCAGCTTCATCGCCGCCCTCGCCGCCTTCAATCGTCAATTGCCAATCGGTCACGTCGAGGCAGGCCTGCGTACCGGCAACCTGCGCGCGCCCTGGCCCGAGGAAGCGAATCGACGCCTGACCGGCGTGATTACCGACCTGCACTTCCCGCCGACCTCCAAGTCCGCCGCCAATCTGCTGCGCGAAGGCGTACCCGAAGACAACATTGAAATCACCGGCAACACCGTGATCGATGCCTTGCTATGGATGCGCAAGCACCAGCAGGAAATCGATTGGCATCCGCCTGCCGATTCGCCACTGGCGGCGCTGGACGATCAGCACCGGATGATTCTGGTCACCAGCCATCGACGGGAAAATCTCGGCGACGGTTTCCGCAATATCTGCCAGGCGTTGGCTGAGCTGGCCGAGCAATACCCGGACGTGCAATTTGTCTATCCGGTACACCTCAACCCGCTGGTGCAGGAAGTGGTGTACGGCATGCTGGACGACAAACCGAACATCTACCTGGTACCACCGCAGGACTATCCGAACTTCGTCTGGCTCATGGGCCGCGCACATTTCATCCTGACCGACTCCGGCGGCGTGCAGGAAGAAGCTCCGGCCATCGGTAAACCGCTGCTGGTGCTGCGCGACGTCACCGAACGACCTTCCGTGCTCGAGAGCGGCACCATGCTGCTGGTGGGTACCGACGCGGCACGCATCGTCAAGCAAGCCCGACAATTGCTGGACGATCCGGACACCTATGCGCGCATGAGCCGCGTGCACTTCCCCTATGGCGACGGTCACGCCAGCGAACTGATCGCCACCCGCCTCCACGCTTGGCTGAGCGCACGCTCGGCGGCGGGTAACGGGGTATGAGTCTGGGTTGGGTCGATTTCTTCGCGTATGTGCTGTTCGGTCTCAAATATGTGGCGATTGCCCTCGCCCTGCTGATGTTCATCCTCGGCCTCGATGACCTGTTCATCGACCTTGTGTACTGGGGCCGCAAGTTCATCCGGCGCTGGCGGATCTACGAGAAATTCAAGCGCGCCGACGAGGAACGCCTGTATTCGATTCCCGAGAAACCGCTGGCAATCATGGTGCCAGCGTGGAACGAAGTCGGCGTGGTCGGCGAAATGGCGCGTCTGGCCGCCTCGACCATCGACTACGAGAACTATCAGATTTTCGTCGGCACCTACCCCAACGATGCCGAAACCCAGGCAGACGTCGATGCGGTCTGCCAGCACTACCCCAACGTGCATAAAGTGGTCTGCGCCCGCCCCGGTCCGACCAGCAAGGCCGACTGCCTGAACAACATCATCGACGCGATCCTGCGTTTCGAGAGCGAGGCGAAAATCCAGTTCGCCGGGTTCATCCTGCACGACGCCGAAGACGTGATTTCGCCGATGGAATTGCGCCTCTTCAACTACCTGTTGCCCAACAAGGACCTGATCCAGATTCCGGTCTATCCCTACGCGCCGGAATGGAAAGGCTTCACCGCCGGGCATTACGTCGATGAGTTCGCGGAAAACCACGGCAAGGACGTCATCGTCCGCGAAGCCCTCACCGGTCAGGTGCCCAGCGCCGGTGTCGGCACCTGCTTCAGCCGTAAAGCCATCAGCGCCCTGCTGGAAGACGGCGACGGCATTGCCTTCGATGTGCAGAGTCTGACCGAGGACTACGACATCGGCTTCCGCCTCAAGCAGAAAGGCATGAAATGCATCTTCGCCCGCTATTCGGTCAGCGATCCGAAACTGGCGCTGGAGCAACCCTGGGTGTTCGGCATGAACCGCGAGTTCTCTCAGGTGATCTGCGTCCGGGAACACTTTCCCCGCGACTTGCAACACGCAATCCGGCAGAAGTCCCGGTGGATTGTCGGCATTGTATTCCAGGGCACCAAGAACCTCGGCTGGAGCCGCAAGGGTCTGCTCAATTACTTTCTGTGGCGCGATCGTCGCGGGCTGATCGCGTACCTGCTGAGCTTTCTGGTGAACCTGCTGTTCCTGGTGCTGCTGGCGATGTGGGCGGTGACGGTCATTTCCCCGGACTCGTGGCGCTACCCCTCGATCCTTGCCGACAGCTCGCTGCTCTCGGTGCTGCTGTGGCTCAACGGCCTGATGCTGCTCAATCGCCTGTTCCAGCGTGGCTGGTTTGTCACTCGTTACTACGGATTGGTTGAAGGTCTGCTGTCGGCGCCGCGCATGATGTGGAGCAACTTCGTCAACTTTTTCGCCAACCTGCGTGCCCTGCGTCAGGTCATGGAAATGGGCGATTCACGGCGCGTGGCCTGGGACAAGACCACCCACGAATTCCCGGCGCTCACCCAGCCGCAGCGCACTCCGCTGGGCCATCGGCTGGTGGAAAAAGGCCTGCTTACCGAGGAACAACTGGATGCAGCGATCACCAGCCCCGTGCGCCGTCGACTGGGCCGCGAACTGTTGCTGCGTGAGTACATCGACAGCACTCAACTGG
Protein-coding sequences here:
- a CDS encoding amino acid deaminase, with amino-acid sequence MTTANNTAAVEKGDAALGAQLVRDISLPALVLHREALEHNIRWMQKFVSDSGAELAPHGKTSMTPALFRRQLDAGAWGITLASATQTRAAYAHGVRRVLMANQLVGTPNMALIADLLAADSGFDFYCMVDHPDNVADLGAYFASRGVRLNVMIEYGVVGGRCGCRSEQEVIELAKAIGAQPALALTGIEGYEGVIHGDHAVSGIREFAASLVRLAVQLQDSGAFAIAKPIITASGSAWYDLIAESFEAQNAGGRFLSVLRPGSYVAHDHGIYKEAQCCVLDRRSDLHEGLRPALEVWAHVQSLPEPGFAVIALGKRDVAFDAGMPVPLLRYKAGVLPAEGDDVGACKVTAVMDQHAFMTVAPGVELRVGDIISFGTSHPCLTFDKWRVGLLVDEQLAVIETMETCF
- a CDS encoding PAS domain-containing sensor histidine kinase, giving the protein MNAVPNTNDAQALIARTDWSRSPLGSADTWPQSLRTAVDIVIHSPMPMLLLWGPQLTQIYNNGFALLAGSKHPHAFGQPAHQIWPELRDFTDPIYSAVLQGQVRTYSERRFTLQRDGKDSDFWLDLTYSPIRDESAQVAGILVTAIETNERRRIALELQQRSEDSLKAQRESEERLQLALAATDAVGTWDWDIGEDRFIADAHFAQLHGVDPALAGQLPISEYLHGVHPEDRALIARSIKHCITHGTEYAEEYRLLQANGELRWVFARGRCYKDHHGRPMRFLGAALDLTERKHTEQALRQSQTELQLIINAMPILISYVDHEQRFRLNNAAYLDWYGLTPQELYGRTIREVIGEEAYFLRAPYIAEALAGQPCSFSLYTPHRDGSQRHALMNYLPRHGADGAVNGFYIFVIDETERKKTEEALRNLNETLEERVSARTEQLAQANQRLQNEMFERERAEDALRHAQKMEAVGQLTGGIAHDFNNMLTGIIGSLDLMQRYIASGRTDEISRFTDAAVSSANRAAALTHRLLAFSRRQSLDRKTIDVNELVHSLEDLIRRTKGDPIELKLRLADHVWSVSTDVSQLENALLNLVINARDAMPDGGELLIETANVYLDGNDITTLEPVKAGDYLMLAVSDNGTGMTPSVRSKAFDPFFTTKPIGQGTGLGLSMIYGFAQQSGGHVSLDSLPGQGTCVRLYLPRLHALEPERPEIETVTETPAVATGETVVVVEDDPAVRMLVLDLLKELGFHAHEAEDAKGALPLLESDLRVDLLVTDVGLPGMNGRQMAEIARQHRPGLKVLFMTGYAQKAAERQGFLEDGMDMVAKPFSIEQLAGKIRAMFSQTP
- a CDS encoding peptidylprolyl isomerase encodes the protein MKAQARHILVKTAEEAEKLKQRIANGEAFDVLAKKFSTCPSGKRGGDLGEVRPGQMVGAIDAVIFKKPLRTVHGPIKSKFGYHLVQVFFRD
- a CDS encoding sugar kinase, with protein sequence MNTLSPLGPNTPRIALIGECMIELQQRADGSLQQSFGGDTLNTAVYLSRAMGDKAQVDYVTALGDDSFSDAMCRSWADEGIGLDLVQRLPGRLPGLYCIQTDAAGERRFLYWRNEAAVRDCFTTPAATPILAALPDYDVLYFSGITLAVLGARGREKLIETLIEARQRDARIVFDNNYRPRLWASVEEARAAYRSVLPHVDLALLTVDDEQALFHFEDCEAVFEAYAQIGTPEVVLKRGAEACLIRCDGEAFEVPAQKVEKVVDTTAAGDSFSAAYLASRLLGGSPTEAAQAGHLLASRVIQVPGALIPK
- a CDS encoding amino acid ABC transporter ATP-binding protein; translation: MTQAQVSNVQNGQPLLDIRGLHKQYGAVEVLKGVDLSMQRGNVVTLIGSSGSGKTTLLRCVNMLEEFQGGQILLDGESIGYDELNGKRVRHPEKVIARHRAMTGMAFQQFNLFPHLTALQNVTLGLLKVKKMHKDEAVALAEKWLERVGLLERRNHFPGQLSGGQQQRVAIARAIAMNPSLMLFDEVTSALDPELVGEVLNVIKGLAEDGMTMLLVTHEMRFAFEVSDKIVFMNQGRIEEQGPPKELFERPQSPRLAEFLKSTRF
- a CDS encoding IclR family transcriptional regulator; translation: MTEDTIKRRARGLDRAFDILDFLKEIGQPLRPNDIANGIGSPKSTVYELVASLLERRILEPVGKDGHVYLGRQLYFLGQAHLRHFDLSREADHALQEIVSQTRETAQMCLLNGRKYTVALMKEGERHFRISSDIGENAPIPWTASGRLLLAHLSDQQISDLIDPDDFILPDGERLPMETFLAEIRQAGIDGFFSFDSVADTFTHCFAAPVKDPQGVAICTLCIVAPRADAKTHYNDYRRVLIESANSLARRINE
- a CDS encoding RidA family protein, which gives rise to MSITRYGTGSTAAGGQPRPFARAVEADGWLHVSGQVPAVDGEIIVGGIVEQTHQTMKNLIAILEEAGYGLEDVVRAGVWLDDPRDFTSFNKVFGEYFKPEHAPARACVQASMMVDCKVEIDCIAYKKKA